The DNA segment TCCAGCGGCAACTTGTTCAGCAGCAATTTGTGCAGCGGCCATCTCTGCTGCAGCTTGTTCAGCGGCACTGAGTCCCGCCATGGCCTGTCCAACGGCAATCTGTCCTGCGGCAATCTGTGCAGCGGCTTGTTCAACAGTAGTTAATCCAGCAGCAAAAGCCTGTCCAGCGGCAAACTGTCCAGCGGCAATCTGGGCAGCAGCTTGTCGAGCGGCCATTTGTCCAGCGGCAATCTGTCCAGCGGTAGCTTGTCCAGCAGCAACCTGTTCAGCGGCAATTTGTGCAGCAGCTTGTCCAGCAGCAGTTTGTCCCGCAAAGGCTTGTCCAGCGGCAACCTGTTCAGCAACAACTTGTGCAGTAGCTTGTTCAGCAGCAGTTAGTCCTGCAAAAGCCTGTCCAGCGGCGATTTGTCCAGCGGCAACTTGTCTAGCAGCAGCTTGTCCAGCAGCAGCTTGTCCTACGGCAGCGAATCCAGCACCAGCGAATCCTGCTCCAGCAAGTCCGGCACCAGCAACTCCAGCGCCAGCGAGACCTGCGGCAGCCTGTCCAGCAGCAATATGTCTAGCTTTTCTCGCACCAGCTTGTCCAGCGGCAGCTTGTCCAGCGGCAGCGTGTCCAGCAGTTGCATGTCTAGCGGCGGCTTGTCCAGCGGCGGCTTGTCCAGCAGGCAGCCTGTCCAGCAGTAGCGTGTCCAGCGGCGGCTTGTCCAGCGGCAGCCTGTCCAGCGACATGTCTGACTTGTCTGGCAAGTCCAGCGCCAGCTACTTCCGCGAATGCTCCAGCCTGTCCAGCGGCAATGTGCCCAGCAGCAATTTGTGCAGCAGCTTGTTCAATGGCACTTAGTCCAGCCAAGGCTTGTCCAGCGGCAATTTGTCCAGCGGCAATTTGTACAGCAGCTTGtttagcagcagcagcatttCCTGCAACAGCTTGACCAGCAACAATCTGTCCAGCGACAGCCTGTGCAGTAGCTTGTTCAGCGGCAGTTAGTCCTGCAGCAGTCTGTCCAGCAGCAACTTGTCCAGCAGCAACCTGTGCAGCAATAGCCTGTGCAGCAGCTTGTTCAGCAGTAGTTTGTCCTGCGAAGGCTTGTCCAGCGGCAACTTGTCCTGCGGCAATTTGTCCTGCGGCAATCTGTGCAGCGGCTTGTTCTGCGGCAGTTAATCCTGCAGTGGCCTGGGCGGCGGCAATCTGAGCAGCAGCAACATGTGCAGCAGCTTGTTCAACAGCACTTAGTTCAGCGAAGGCTTGTCCAGCGGCAACCTGTTCAGCGGCAATCTGGGCAGCAGCTTGTCCAGCGGCAACTTGTCCGGCAGCAGCCTGTCCAGCAGCAACTTGTCCAGCAGTGGCTTGTTCAGCGGCAATTTGTGCAGCAGCTTGTCCAGCAGCAGTTTGTTCAGCAGCAGCTTGTCCTCCAAAGGCTTGTCCAGCGGCAATTTGTTCAGCAACAACTTGTGCCGCAGATTGTTCAGCGGCAGTTAATCCCGCAAAAGCTTGTGCAGCAGCAACCTGTCCAGCGGCAGTTAGTCCAGCGGCAGCCTGTCCTGCGAAACCTTGTCCCGCACCAGCGACTCCTGCACCAGTGAGTCCCGCACCAGCGAGTCCCGCACCAGCGAGTCCAGCGCCAGCGAGTCCCAAAGTGAAGTGGGCATTTAAGCCCAAAAAGAGGTTTACGAGTAACAATGGTAAGAGATACATGATACTTTTGATGGGTTTCTTCTTGCTTACGAATCGGTGTAATAGGCTGATCCGCTGCCTGTGTACTTGCAACTTAGACTGCCGTTGCAACTACTATTTATATGATACAGTTTGCTAACCGGGTGGGGAAAAACAAAGGCTGGtatttcaaaaaaacattctgatgaatgaaatttattcataTCAATGTTTTCTGCATAAAAGAAGGATATGACGCAATTCATTCATATCTGACAGTTAAGTAAATCGAGATAATGCTGAAAGTCAATACCATAACTGAATGAGCAAATTAcggaaattatacaaaatcatTCATTCAGGAATATTACGCaattgtaaatgttttttacttatcagcatatgtaaaaaagcggaaaaaattttatttgtcaaaaaattccGTTATTGATTGCATGGCAATAGTGTGAATAACGCATGTCTCaaaggatatttttttaaatattctttttaccattaatttttttacttttatatatatttattattgtttgcattttatatttataatactagaacaacacaggcgcgcgctatttagctttttactttttgtaaataataataattgccataattatataaataattatatacagatttaaagaataaaaaagagatagagagtaAGCATTCTAACATACATTAGTTCattacttaattttctttcttctttaaaaacattatacacattaaaaaaagttataaagaaatacaaaatacataacatacataaatctATTCTTTAAAGCCGTCTGATATTGACACTGTAATGTTACGAAATGTTGTCTGCTCTTTTctgatgctgattggttctctttCTGCGCTACGTGCGTGTATAAATAGAAAACGGTTTCGAAGTTCTGCTTTTTTTGggtaataataagtaatataatttttttttttttaaataatggtaATGCTTAACAGATACAAATAATAGCctaaaatgattatataaacattgttaaaaaatatatacgaattaattacaaaagttatttcttcctttttgtttgattttgaatgattacacaggcacacaaaaaaaaaagtggttggtccggcggactagactagtcaatccttatgtatttcgacccgctgaatccgaatctgaagtcagaattgcaaagttagctcgcattttctaacctcaaaaaaattttttttttaaatattggtccggtgggtcagactagtcaattcttatgtattttgacccgctgaatccgaatccaaggtcagaattgcaaaattagctcgcatttcctaacctaaaacaaaaaaatttttttttttaatgatggtccggcaaaccagactagtttattcttatgtattttgacccgctgaatccaaatccaaggtcagaattgctaaattaacttattttttcctaacctcaaaaaaaaattttcttttaatgttggtccggcggaccagactagtctatccttatgtattttgacccgctgaatccaaatccaaggtgaaaattgctgaattagctcattttttcctaacctcaaaaaaaattttttttaggttaggaaatgcgagctaattttgcaattctgaccttggattcggattcagcagatcaaaatacataagaattgactagtctggcccactggaccaatatttaaaaaaaaattttttttgaggttagaaaatgcaagctaactttgcaattctgatcttagattcagattcagcggatcgaaatacataaggattgactagtctagtccgccggaccaaccactttttttttgtgtgcctgtgtaattaaaaaagaattttttttgtggttagaaaatgcgagctaactttgcaattctgatcttagattcggattcagcgggtcgaaatacataaggattgactagtctagtccgccggaccaaccactttttttttgtgtgcctgtgttatttttagattttaacataaatatatacaagataTCATAGtattacacattatttttatctattattgtatttctcttttttattatatctctcattttatctctttttctctcatttattcttcttctttttttagctttaaaaaaatactattactttttaacttaaaaaaaaaaaactctccTTTCCTATTCTCcatttctccctttctccctccctctttctctctctctctctctctctctctctctctctctctctctctctctcacacacattttaa comes from the Monomorium pharaonis isolate MP-MQ-018 chromosome 9, ASM1337386v2, whole genome shotgun sequence genome and includes:
- the LOC105829008 gene encoding spidroin-1-like, whose amino-acid sequence is MYLLPLLLVNLFLGLNAHFTLGLAGAGLAGAGLAGAGLTGAGVAGAGQGFAGQAAAGLTAAGQVAAAQAFAGLTAAEQSAAQVVAEQIAAGQAFGGQAAAEQTAAGQAAAQIAAEQATAGQVAAGQAAAGQVAAGQAAAQIAAEQVAAGQAFAELSAVEQAAAHVAAAQIAAAQATAGLTAAEQAAAQIAAGQIAAGQVAAGQAFAGQTTAEQAAAQAIAAQVAAGQVAAGQTAAGLTAAEQATAQAVAGQIVAGQAVAGNAAAAKQAAVQIAAGQIAAGQALAGLSAIEQAAAQIAAGLPLDKPPLDTLLLDRLPAGQAAAGQAAARHATAGHAAAGQAAAGQAGARKARHIAAGQAAAGLAGAGVAGAGLAGAGFAGAGFAAVGQAAAGQAAARQVAAGQIAAGQAFAGLTAAEQATAQVVAEQVAAGQAFAGQTAAGQAAAQIAAEQVAAGQATAGQIAAGQMAARQAAAQIAAGQFAAGQAFAAGLTTVEQAAAQIAAGQIAVGQAMAGLSAAEQAAAEMAAAQIAAEQVAAGQAFAGLAAAKQAAAAQVAARQIAAAQIAAGQAFAGLTAAEQAAAQTAAAQVATGQAAAGLTAVKQAAAQVAAAQIAAGQALVGLTAAEQVAAQIAAGEIAAEQIGAGQAAAEQFGARQAFAGVAGARFARHVAEQAAAGQTAAGHVAAGQAAAGHAAAAGHAAAAGHAAVGYGTAAGKATAGHVAAGQAAAGQAGARKVRHVAAGQAAWGHAAAGQAAFGQAAAGQGFMGVAGAGQAAAAQAAARQAAARQAAAGQAAYGQAGAGQAAFGQAAFGQTATGQGFMGVAGAGHAAAARQAAAGQASFGQTAAGQGFMGVAGAGRAAAAQAAARQAATRQTAAGQAAYGQAGYGQAAAGQATFGQAAAGQGFMGVAGAGYAAAARQAATGQAGVGLVGAMRTGAGRASALAVAA